In one window of Fibrobacter sp. DNA:
- a CDS encoding sigma-70 family RNA polymerase sigma factor yields the protein MGKQKRINPRESKVFSTLKTLAEKQGYLTESQISVFSTDMESSRKIKDFLSEQQIVVQPDSTLEKKNSKQHRGSRAGRVHYSDPTWIYLNSLGRVPLMTRGQEVQHSILIRFAQYKLMDLAFRDLSIVNSVCDLGIKLDKGSIECIDVLRIEEDRIKSPSEIEKIRKKFLDSIKTIKKEMLELDDLRRNPDQDDALKMEILKRADQLVDLCQQLRLNTKVVRELLEKYKKHLVDSGGLEDLEYFAYWEEMRNQAKCSIIEANVRLVVSIAKRYTGRGLEISDLIQEGNKGLITAVENFDYRKGFKFSTYAIWWVRQAITRAIHEKSKTIHLPANTFDLVSKIERFTRDWNLRTGTQPSVEEIAEGLKCPVEKVETALECAVDPISLDMEVNSEDGTTVGEYIEDTSSEDPLMRFSLKSLRTHIKQVLDSLDPKEKKTVIMRFGLDDGRIKTLGEIGSKLKLTNERVRQIEIKALRKLKQTSRSQVLLPWKEEMDLVNH from the coding sequence CGTGAAAGCAAGGTTTTCTCTACTTTGAAGACTCTTGCGGAAAAACAGGGATATTTAACTGAATCACAGATCAGTGTTTTTTCAACAGACATGGAGAGCAGCAGGAAAATTAAAGACTTTCTCTCCGAACAGCAGATTGTTGTTCAACCCGACTCAACCCTGGAAAAGAAGAATTCAAAACAACACAGGGGCAGCAGGGCGGGGAGAGTTCACTATTCCGATCCCACCTGGATTTACCTTAACAGTCTGGGAAGAGTACCTCTGATGACCCGTGGACAGGAGGTGCAGCATTCGATTCTCATTCGATTTGCTCAGTATAAGCTGATGGACCTCGCTTTCAGGGATCTATCCATTGTAAATTCGGTCTGCGATCTGGGGATAAAACTTGACAAAGGGAGCATCGAGTGCATAGACGTACTCAGAATCGAGGAAGATCGCATTAAAAGCCCATCAGAAATTGAAAAAATCAGGAAAAAATTCCTGGACTCCATCAAGACAATAAAAAAGGAGATGCTCGAGCTCGATGACCTGAGGAGAAATCCTGATCAGGATGATGCTCTGAAGATGGAAATCCTCAAAAGAGCTGACCAACTCGTTGATCTTTGCCAGCAGCTAAGGCTTAACACTAAGGTTGTTAGAGAACTTCTGGAGAAGTACAAAAAGCACCTCGTTGATTCAGGGGGGCTGGAAGATCTGGAGTACTTTGCATACTGGGAAGAGATGAGAAATCAGGCAAAGTGTTCTATTATCGAGGCCAATGTGCGCCTTGTGGTCAGCATTGCGAAAAGGTATACAGGCAGGGGACTGGAGATAAGCGACCTGATCCAGGAAGGTAATAAAGGGTTGATCACAGCCGTTGAAAATTTTGATTATCGTAAAGGATTTAAATTCAGTACCTATGCTATCTGGTGGGTTCGTCAGGCAATAACCCGTGCGATTCACGAAAAATCCAAAACGATCCATCTCCCTGCAAATACTTTTGATCTGGTATCAAAAATCGAACGGTTTACACGGGATTGGAACTTACGCACTGGTACCCAGCCTTCGGTTGAGGAGATCGCTGAGGGGTTGAAATGCCCTGTGGAAAAAGTGGAAACCGCCCTGGAGTGTGCAGTTGATCCGATCTCTCTTGACATGGAGGTAAACAGTGAGGATGGAACCACTGTGGGAGAGTATATTGAGGATACCAGTTCGGAAGATCCGTTGATGCGTTTCTCATTGAAGTCTCTCAGAACCCACATTAAACAGGTGCTTGATTCTCTCGATCCCAAAGAGAAGAAGACTGTGATCATGAGATTCGGTCTCGATGATGGCAGGATTAAAACACTGGGTGAAATCGGTTCGAAACTCAAACTTACCAACGAGAGAGTCAGGCAGATTGAGATAAAAGCTCTGCGAAAACTAAAACAGACATCAAGATCCCAGGTTTTACTCCCATGGAAAGAGGAGATGGATCTTGTTAACCATTGA
- the glgA gene encoding glycogen synthase GlgA, producing MKPIQNAEKKLNILIVSSEMHPFAQIGGLADVVASLSGQLKKSGHDVRVVIPRYGLIDPDKYSTKICLQSMGVWMGNKEEWCSVMQTTSPSGVPVYMIEHRLYFDRYGLYHDSSMHDYDDNPVRFGFLSRAALQLCKDISFKPDIVHANDWQTALTPAYLKLWHWNDPLFKETASVITLHNVAYQGIYPKNHIDYLGLGWHNFTEDKFESYDKINFLKGGIYFSDVITAVSPTFARDLVTPSGGFGLAPYISRRQSDLIGILNGIDYQIWDPETDPLIPEHFSKSRLEGKKTCKKALQKAFDLKQDENMVVIGAIGRFVEQKGFHLIARAIEGVLQNMKVQFVILASGEKTLEHFFGMLPVHYPGRAGSFIGFDNARSHLIEAGCDFFLMPSLFEPCGLNQMYSQRYGTLPIVRATGGLNDTVENYDELTGEGTGFKFNDPTPEALYNTIGWAVSTYYDRPGHIKKMIEKAMAQDFSWKKSAREYINTYFRAIRIKRTSNSQNRSYYW from the coding sequence ATGAAACCCATCCAGAACGCAGAAAAAAAGCTGAATATTCTGATTGTCTCTTCAGAGATGCACCCTTTTGCCCAGATTGGCGGCCTGGCCGATGTGGTTGCATCTCTTTCCGGGCAGTTAAAAAAATCAGGCCATGATGTAAGAGTAGTGATCCCCCGCTACGGTCTGATCGACCCTGATAAGTATAGCACGAAAATCTGCCTCCAGAGTATGGGTGTATGGATGGGAAACAAGGAGGAGTGGTGCTCTGTAATGCAAACCACCTCTCCCTCCGGGGTCCCCGTATATATGATTGAACACCGCCTTTACTTTGATCGTTACGGACTTTATCATGACAGCTCGATGCATGACTATGATGACAATCCGGTCAGGTTTGGTTTTCTTTCCAGAGCAGCACTTCAGCTCTGTAAAGATATCTCATTCAAACCCGATATAGTCCATGCAAATGACTGGCAGACAGCACTGACACCGGCATACCTTAAACTGTGGCACTGGAACGACCCTCTGTTTAAGGAAACCGCATCAGTTATCACTCTGCACAATGTAGCCTACCAGGGGATCTACCCTAAAAATCATATCGATTATCTTGGCCTTGGGTGGCACAATTTTACAGAAGATAAATTTGAATCCTACGATAAAATCAATTTTCTAAAGGGCGGCATCTACTTCTCAGATGTCATAACAGCAGTAAGCCCGACATTTGCCAGAGATCTTGTCACTCCCTCAGGCGGTTTCGGACTGGCCCCTTATATCTCCAGAAGACAATCGGATCTCATTGGCATCCTCAATGGTATCGATTACCAGATCTGGGACCCTGAAACTGACCCTTTAATTCCTGAACACTTCAGTAAAAGCAGATTAGAGGGAAAGAAAACCTGTAAGAAAGCACTGCAAAAAGCTTTTGATCTGAAGCAGGATGAAAACATGGTGGTAATTGGCGCAATTGGAAGATTTGTCGAGCAGAAAGGTTTCCACCTCATAGCAAGAGCCATCGAAGGAGTCCTTCAGAACATGAAGGTTCAATTTGTGATACTGGCTTCAGGCGAAAAAACACTGGAGCATTTCTTCGGAATGCTGCCAGTCCATTATCCGGGACGTGCCGGGTCGTTTATTGGTTTCGACAATGCCCGCTCCCATCTAATTGAGGCCGGGTGTGACTTTTTCCTGATGCCTTCGCTTTTCGAGCCATGCGGACTGAATCAGATGTACTCGCAACGCTATGGAACTCTCCCCATTGTAAGGGCTACAGGAGGATTAAACGATACTGTGGAAAACTACGATGAGCTGACAGGAGAGGGCACCGGGTTTAAATTCAACGATCCAACTCCGGAAGCCTTGTATAATACCATCGGCTGGGCAGTGAGCACTTACTACGACCGGCCCGGGCATATCAAAAAGATGATAGAAAAAGCAATGGCTCAGGATTTCTCCTGGAAAAAAAGTGCCCGGGAATACATCAATACGTATTTCCGGGCGATTAGAATAAAAAGAACGTCAAACAGCCAGAACAGATCTTATTACTGGTAG
- a CDS encoding ferredoxin: MKASVDPDTCIGCELCPTISPEVFRMGEDGLAHTIVSIVPSDAEVTAREAAESCPVQAIAIEE, from the coding sequence ATGAAAGCCAGCGTTGATCCCGATACGTGCATTGGATGTGAGTTGTGCCCGACAATCTCTCCGGAGGTTTTCAGGATGGGCGAAGATGGGTTGGCACATACGATTGTAAGTATAGTACCCTCAGATGCCGAAGTGACTGCCAGGGAAGCTGCTGAGAGTTGCCCGGTACAGGCAATAGCAATCGAAGAATAA